One Streptomyces sp. L2 genomic window carries:
- a CDS encoding fatty acid--CoA ligase, whose protein sequence is MNGIPRERWTLHHTARAHAGSRPDHPAIVCDGRVTTYDKLHRDSNRAAHALHTSGVRRGDRIAYLGRESEHYYLVMIACAKAGAVLVPVNWRLTPHEVDHILRDSGATLIFVDDEFWDTVATVRHQLRGLRKVIRVDGTDADGEPARGAGLPAWAADQPDTDLAPGTGPDDAVIQIYTSGTTGLPKGAVLAHRSFFTLPHAGRVHGVDWIDWLPDDVSLISLPGFGVAGIGWFLHTFNAGGTNVIMPQFDPQEAVRLIHVHGVTTTFAAPAMLQAMAAERGATPEAFASLRKIAYGAAPMSETLLKQCLETYGCEFAQIYASTETGSVAVCLPPEDHHPGSDKLTSVGRACPGNEIKVVDPAGETLPPGAIGQICVRAPSRMLGYWNLPDATARTLVGEWLHMGDAGYLDEDGYLHLCDRINDTIIVAGQNIYPAEVEKALAAHPAVADAAVVGLPDDRWGESVHAVVVLRPGTKATPRELLLSLRGRIADYKIPGTYHFTAALPRNPSGKILRRAVRDHLTTPLA, encoded by the coding sequence ATGAACGGCATACCGAGGGAGCGCTGGACGCTCCACCACACCGCCCGGGCCCACGCCGGAAGCCGCCCGGACCACCCCGCGATCGTCTGCGACGGCCGCGTCACCACCTACGACAAGCTGCACCGCGACAGCAACCGCGCCGCCCACGCCCTGCACACCAGCGGCGTCCGGCGCGGCGACCGGATCGCCTACCTGGGCCGCGAGTCCGAGCACTACTACCTGGTGATGATCGCCTGCGCCAAGGCCGGCGCGGTCCTCGTCCCGGTCAACTGGCGGCTGACCCCGCACGAGGTCGACCACATCCTGCGCGACTCCGGGGCGACCCTGATCTTCGTCGACGACGAGTTCTGGGACACCGTCGCCACCGTCCGCCACCAACTGCGCGGACTGCGCAAGGTGATCAGGGTCGACGGCACCGACGCCGACGGCGAACCCGCCCGCGGCGCCGGCCTGCCCGCCTGGGCCGCCGACCAGCCCGACACCGACCTCGCGCCCGGCACCGGCCCCGACGACGCGGTCATCCAGATCTACACCAGCGGCACCACCGGCCTGCCCAAGGGCGCGGTCCTCGCCCACCGCAGCTTCTTCACCCTGCCGCACGCCGGCCGCGTGCACGGCGTCGACTGGATCGACTGGCTCCCCGACGACGTCAGCCTGATCTCCCTGCCCGGCTTCGGCGTCGCCGGCATCGGCTGGTTCCTGCACACCTTCAACGCCGGCGGCACCAACGTGATCATGCCGCAGTTCGACCCGCAGGAGGCCGTCCGCCTCATCCACGTCCACGGGGTGACCACCACCTTCGCCGCGCCGGCCATGCTGCAGGCGATGGCGGCCGAACGCGGCGCCACCCCCGAGGCGTTCGCCTCCCTGCGCAAGATCGCGTACGGCGCCGCCCCCATGTCCGAGACGCTGCTCAAACAGTGCCTGGAGACCTACGGCTGCGAGTTCGCTCAGATCTACGCCAGCACCGAGACCGGCAGCGTCGCGGTCTGCCTGCCGCCCGAGGACCACCACCCCGGCAGCGACAAGCTCACCTCGGTGGGCCGTGCGTGCCCCGGAAACGAGATCAAGGTCGTCGATCCCGCCGGCGAGACACTCCCGCCCGGCGCCATCGGCCAGATCTGCGTCCGCGCCCCGTCCCGGATGCTCGGCTACTGGAACCTGCCCGACGCCACCGCCCGCACCCTGGTGGGGGAGTGGCTGCACATGGGCGACGCCGGCTACCTCGACGAGGACGGCTACCTCCACCTCTGCGACCGCATCAACGACACGATCATCGTCGCCGGCCAGAACATCTACCCGGCCGAGGTCGAGAAGGCCCTCGCGGCCCACCCCGCGGTCGCCGACGCGGCGGTCGTCGGCCTCCCCGACGACCGCTGGGGCGAAAGCGTCCACGCGGTCGTCGTCCTCCGCCCCGGCACCAAGGCGACCCCCCGCGAACTCCTCCTCTCCCTCCGCGGCCGCATAGCCGACTACAAGATCCCCGGCACCTACCACTTCACGGCCGCCCTCCCCCGCAACCCCTCCGGCAAAATCCTCCGCCGCGCAGTCCGAGACCACCTGACAACCCCGCTCGCCTGA
- a CDS encoding type I polyketide synthase, whose amino-acid sequence MPRTESEQAPEPVAIVGIGLRFPGGSGSPDEFDTFLKEGRSGISPLPTDRWDVEAFTPDGDDDKGKIRASAGGFLDRIDLFDAGFFNISPKEARYMDPQQRLLLETAWQALEHAGIDPAPLRRGNGGVYIGASSIDYALELDALPYEELDGHLASGITMFPLSGRLSYFLGWRGPSMSVDTACSSSLVALHLAVQALRAGESDIALCGGVNALHHPRIPVMFSNAQMLAPDGHCKTFDEAADGYARAEGCGIVVLKRLSDAERDGDRILALVRGTAVGQDGDSAGLTVPNGPAQEKVIRSALAAAHLAPEDISYVEAHGTGTPLGDPIEFGAIGDVFIDSHTKDRPVLVGSVKTNLGHMEPASGIVGVIKTVLQLRSGTIYPHVNLNTPSGRIPWDLYPVRVPTACEPWDAEVRRAVVNSFGFAGTIGAVVLEQAPTRDQGTRQPEESGAAPLFTLSAKNAAALRELADDYRSLLDERPDVSVPALCHSANTTRGHHPYRIAAPVADRAALTKLLDRAAEAEHEGPTGIRKTAFMFTGQGSQYAGMGAALYAALPVFREHVDACDRLFAPHLGRSVRELLLGTAAAPEAIDRTEYTQPALFTLEYALAQQWLAWGAKPNVLIGHSIGEVVAAAVAGLFSLPDAVTLVAARARLMQAVSTEGGMAAVAAPVEDVEPLLAGHDDLALAGINAPDQTVISGATAALEEVLAVLDGRGVRVDRLKVSHAFHSPLMAEVYDDFRAALDGITFHEPKISLISNVTGRLARFREIGTPDYWVRHIGEPVRFLDGIRAVAKRGRHALIEIGPQAGLTALARRGVTVEDHVWLASLRRRDTTTATTLTALADYYAAGLPVSWDGYHAGQPVPARVDLPTYAFQRKRYWLPAVTPRRSTANGTARHLLLGVEERFASGVREFNAEFTTEELGALADLTDGGRTTLPAGAYVDLLLAAQDAVQGHARNAVRDLRLLAPLDLAPETTTALTTRWRPRRAGGADVEVFTVVGGEENLHATAVVAADPEPLVPVSELAELDATLAPAGQQIDDEDIYTDLASVGRAHGPRMRLLLHAARHADAAPQQATSAPSRRPARSPSLRPGVPPLAAPAVTPSTSSTRASGRHAESTHRTPLLEGQTLPAAALVTGELSGRDATAVEHVPAELLEAAVQALVVLDPEGPVFVPREIAAVRHFRKPRGENLRVLARVRGDLDARLADVLLLENGDPVAELLGVRMARPEGRTGRRQFLHRPEWVRRALPAKDAAPARHVVLLDPAAVRAAELAGEPGLKVTWLPDLTDLKSALEDPTVTDVCRVWRQHPEPMSADRLRAECEDNYRELLALTAALDALDSARPPRLWLVTEGAQWLPGDPAGDGGHLAAATLWGFGRVLLTEYPQLRATLVDLAPGSGLAPLAEEWRTEPAGEYQVAHRPGRRYVRRLLAGDAPLTWTGGFELRAADSGDLSDLALAPAAGRAPGTDEVQVRVHTVGLTAEDARTALDTGRAERAEEDGAEEEPPPLLGQSARGTVLAAADGTGFAPGDEVLVRHDGTFRSTLTVPAVAVVHATGSDDTAPHFRLDETGEALRTALSDPAGRAWVTLPEDPAEERTPEDDGPVGLRADRTYLVTGGLGGLGLVTARKLVALGARHLTLVSRSGRPTEEAAPVLADLAADAEIAVVRADVSRAEDVRRLVRQLADGPYPVGGIVHAAGSYDKKLISELTWESVDAQLAAKAYGGWLLHEAAEEGFPELDFFVTYSSIASVLGGATQGHYAAASAGLDALAEWRGRRGVPGLSVNWGAWARVGMSARLEEHLSQEIERSGVRFFSPTRALDTLARLWGRPRTQRIVGEFDWDRYVSGSVTGDLFYDRLARQTPDDDGTGLDLTALAALPDAERLAAVTAVVGERVAAVLHLEEGDELDQNTEFVSLGLDSLMAQQVRSGLEQAFRLPLPASLTLDHPTVRALAQFVDGRLAPAPAA is encoded by the coding sequence ATGCCGCGCACGGAATCAGAGCAGGCGCCCGAGCCGGTCGCGATCGTCGGAATCGGTCTGCGGTTCCCCGGCGGCAGCGGCTCACCCGACGAGTTCGACACCTTCCTCAAGGAGGGCCGCAGCGGCATCAGCCCGCTGCCCACGGACCGCTGGGACGTCGAGGCGTTCACCCCCGACGGAGACGACGACAAGGGCAAGATCCGCGCCTCCGCCGGCGGATTCCTCGACCGCATCGACCTGTTCGACGCCGGCTTCTTCAACATCTCCCCGAAGGAAGCCCGCTACATGGACCCCCAGCAGCGGCTGCTGCTGGAGACCGCCTGGCAGGCCCTGGAGCACGCCGGCATCGACCCGGCGCCGCTGCGCCGCGGCAACGGCGGCGTCTACATCGGCGCCAGCTCCATCGACTACGCCCTCGAACTGGACGCGCTGCCCTACGAGGAACTCGACGGCCACCTGGCGTCCGGCATCACCATGTTCCCGCTGTCCGGCCGGCTCTCCTACTTCCTCGGCTGGCGCGGGCCCAGCATGAGCGTCGACACCGCCTGCTCCTCCTCGCTGGTCGCCCTGCACCTGGCCGTGCAGGCCCTGCGCGCCGGCGAGAGCGACATCGCGCTGTGCGGCGGCGTCAACGCCCTGCACCACCCGCGCATCCCGGTGATGTTCTCCAACGCCCAGATGCTCGCCCCCGACGGCCACTGCAAGACGTTCGACGAGGCCGCCGACGGCTACGCGCGCGCCGAGGGCTGCGGCATCGTCGTTCTCAAGCGCCTCTCCGACGCCGAACGCGACGGCGACCGGATCCTCGCCCTCGTGCGCGGCACCGCCGTCGGCCAGGACGGCGACAGCGCCGGCCTCACGGTGCCCAACGGGCCCGCGCAGGAGAAGGTCATCCGCAGCGCGCTCGCCGCCGCCCACCTGGCGCCCGAGGACATCAGCTACGTCGAGGCGCACGGCACCGGCACCCCGCTCGGCGACCCCATCGAATTCGGCGCCATCGGGGACGTGTTCATCGACTCCCACACCAAGGACCGCCCGGTGCTGGTCGGTTCGGTGAAGACGAACCTCGGCCACATGGAGCCCGCCTCCGGCATCGTCGGCGTCATCAAGACCGTGCTCCAGCTGCGCTCCGGCACGATCTACCCGCACGTCAACCTCAACACCCCCTCCGGGCGCATCCCCTGGGACCTGTACCCGGTGCGGGTGCCGACCGCCTGCGAGCCGTGGGACGCCGAGGTCCGCCGTGCCGTCGTCAACAGCTTCGGGTTCGCCGGGACCATCGGCGCGGTGGTGCTGGAGCAGGCGCCCACCCGGGACCAGGGGACGCGGCAGCCGGAGGAGTCGGGCGCCGCCCCCCTGTTCACCCTGTCCGCCAAGAACGCCGCCGCCCTGCGCGAACTCGCCGACGATTACCGGTCGTTGCTGGACGAGCGCCCCGACGTGTCCGTGCCCGCGCTCTGCCACAGTGCCAACACCACCCGCGGCCACCACCCCTACCGGATCGCCGCCCCCGTCGCCGACCGCGCCGCGCTCACCAAGCTCCTCGACCGCGCCGCCGAGGCCGAGCACGAGGGCCCCACCGGCATCCGCAAGACCGCCTTCATGTTCACCGGCCAGGGCTCCCAGTACGCCGGCATGGGCGCCGCCCTCTACGCGGCCCTCCCCGTCTTCCGCGAGCACGTCGACGCGTGCGACCGCCTGTTCGCCCCCCACCTCGGCCGCTCCGTGCGCGAGCTGCTCCTCGGCACTGCCGCCGCCCCCGAGGCGATCGACCGCACCGAGTACACCCAGCCCGCCCTGTTCACCCTGGAGTACGCCCTCGCCCAGCAGTGGCTGGCCTGGGGCGCCAAGCCCAACGTGCTCATCGGGCACAGCATCGGCGAGGTCGTCGCCGCCGCCGTGGCCGGCCTGTTCAGCCTGCCCGACGCGGTCACCCTCGTCGCCGCCCGCGCCCGGCTGATGCAGGCCGTCAGCACCGAGGGCGGGATGGCCGCCGTCGCCGCGCCCGTCGAGGACGTCGAACCCCTGCTCGCCGGTCACGACGACCTCGCCCTCGCCGGGATCAACGCCCCCGACCAGACCGTGATCTCCGGCGCCACCGCCGCGCTGGAGGAGGTCCTCGCCGTCCTCGACGGGCGGGGCGTCCGCGTCGACCGGCTCAAGGTCTCCCACGCCTTCCACTCGCCCCTGATGGCCGAGGTCTACGACGACTTCCGCGCCGCCCTGGACGGCATCACCTTCCACGAGCCGAAGATCAGCCTGATCTCCAACGTCACCGGGCGCCTCGCCCGGTTCCGCGAGATCGGCACCCCCGACTACTGGGTGCGGCACATCGGTGAACCCGTCCGCTTCCTCGACGGCATCCGAGCCGTCGCCAAGCGCGGCCGGCACGCCCTCATCGAGATCGGCCCCCAGGCCGGACTCACCGCCCTCGCCCGCCGGGGCGTCACCGTCGAGGACCACGTGTGGCTGGCCAGCCTGCGCCGCCGCGACACCACGACGGCCACCACCCTCACCGCGCTCGCCGACTACTACGCGGCCGGACTGCCCGTCTCCTGGGACGGCTACCACGCCGGACAGCCGGTGCCCGCCCGCGTCGACCTGCCGACGTACGCCTTCCAGCGCAAGCGCTACTGGCTGCCCGCCGTCACCCCCCGCCGCTCCACCGCGAACGGCACCGCGCGGCACCTGCTGCTCGGCGTGGAGGAGCGGTTCGCCAGCGGCGTACGGGAGTTCAACGCCGAGTTCACCACCGAGGAACTCGGCGCCCTCGCCGACCTCACCGACGGCGGCCGCACCACCCTCCCGGCCGGCGCCTACGTCGACCTGCTGCTCGCCGCGCAGGACGCCGTGCAGGGCCACGCCCGCAACGCCGTCCGCGACCTCAGGCTCCTCGCCCCTCTCGACCTGGCTCCCGAGACCACGACCGCGCTGACCACCCGCTGGCGGCCGCGCCGCGCGGGCGGCGCCGACGTCGAGGTGTTCACCGTCGTCGGCGGGGAGGAGAACCTGCACGCCACCGCCGTCGTCGCCGCCGACCCCGAACCCCTCGTCCCCGTCAGCGAGCTGGCCGAACTGGACGCCACGCTCGCCCCGGCCGGACAGCAGATCGACGACGAGGACATCTACACCGACCTCGCCTCCGTCGGCCGCGCCCACGGCCCCCGGATGCGCCTCCTGCTCCACGCCGCCCGCCACGCCGACGCAGCGCCGCAGCAGGCAACGTCCGCCCCGTCACGACGCCCGGCACGCTCCCCCAGCCTTCGGCCGGGGGTGCCCCCACTCGCCGCACCGGCCGTAACCCCAAGTACGTCCAGTACGAGGGCTTCCGGCCGGCACGCCGAGAGCACGCACCGGACGCCGCTCCTTGAAGGGCAAACGCTGCCTGCCGCGGCGCTGGTCACCGGTGAACTCTCCGGCCGTGACGCCACCGCCGTCGAGCACGTGCCGGCCGAGCTGCTGGAGGCCGCCGTGCAGGCGCTGGTCGTCCTCGACCCCGAGGGCCCGGTGTTCGTACCGCGCGAGATCGCCGCCGTACGGCACTTCCGCAAGCCGCGCGGCGAGAACCTCCGCGTGCTCGCCCGGGTCCGCGGCGACCTGGACGCCCGCCTCGCCGACGTGCTCCTGCTGGAGAACGGCGACCCCGTCGCCGAGCTGCTCGGCGTGCGCATGGCCCGGCCCGAGGGCCGCACCGGCCGCCGCCAGTTCCTGCACCGCCCCGAATGGGTGCGCCGCGCCCTCCCGGCGAAGGACGCCGCGCCGGCCCGGCACGTCGTCCTCCTCGACCCGGCCGCCGTCCGCGCCGCCGAACTCGCCGGCGAACCCGGCCTGAAGGTCACCTGGCTGCCCGACCTCACCGACCTCAAGTCCGCCCTGGAGGACCCCACCGTCACCGACGTGTGCCGCGTCTGGCGGCAGCATCCCGAACCGATGTCCGCCGACCGGCTGCGCGCCGAGTGCGAGGACAACTACCGCGAACTCCTCGCCCTGACAGCCGCGTTGGACGCCCTGGACAGTGCCCGGCCGCCCCGGCTCTGGCTGGTCACCGAGGGCGCCCAGTGGCTCCCCGGCGACCCGGCCGGCGACGGCGGCCACCTCGCCGCCGCCACCCTGTGGGGCTTCGGCCGCGTCCTGCTCACCGAGTACCCGCAGCTGCGGGCCACCCTCGTCGACCTCGCCCCCGGCAGCGGGCTCGCGCCCCTCGCCGAGGAATGGCGCACCGAACCGGCCGGCGAGTACCAGGTCGCCCACCGGCCCGGCCGCCGCTACGTGCGCCGGCTGCTCGCCGGTGACGCCCCCCTCACCTGGACCGGAGGTTTCGAGCTGCGTGCCGCCGACTCCGGCGACCTCTCCGACCTCGCCCTCGCCCCGGCCGCTGGACGCGCACCGGGGACGGACGAGGTCCAGGTCCGCGTGCACACCGTCGGCCTCACCGCCGAGGACGCCCGCACCGCCCTCGACACCGGCCGCGCCGAACGCGCCGAGGAGGACGGCGCCGAGGAGGAACCGCCGCCGCTGCTCGGCCAGTCCGCCCGCGGCACCGTCCTCGCCGCCGCCGACGGCACCGGATTCGCGCCCGGCGACGAGGTCCTCGTCCGCCACGACGGCACGTTCCGCTCCACGCTCACCGTGCCCGCCGTCGCCGTCGTCCACGCCACCGGTTCCGACGACACGGCCCCGCACTTCCGGCTCGACGAGACCGGCGAAGCGCTGCGCACCGCCCTCTCCGACCCCGCCGGACGCGCCTGGGTGACCCTGCCCGAGGACCCGGCCGAGGAACGGACCCCCGAGGACGACGGCCCGGTGGGCCTGCGCGCCGACCGCACCTACCTGGTCACCGGCGGCCTCGGCGGCCTCGGCCTGGTCACCGCCCGCAAGCTGGTCGCCCTCGGCGCCCGCCACCTCACCCTGGTCAGCCGCAGCGGCCGGCCCACCGAGGAGGCCGCACCGGTCCTCGCCGACCTCGCCGCCGACGCCGAGATCGCCGTCGTACGCGCCGACGTCTCCCGCGCGGAGGACGTCCGGCGCCTGGTGCGGCAGCTCGCGGACGGACCGTACCCGGTCGGCGGGATCGTGCACGCCGCCGGCTCCTACGACAAGAAACTGATCTCCGAACTGACGTGGGAGTCCGTGGACGCCCAGCTCGCCGCGAAGGCCTACGGCGGCTGGCTCCTGCACGAGGCCGCCGAGGAGGGCTTCCCCGAGCTGGACTTCTTCGTCACCTACTCCTCCATCGCCTCCGTCCTCGGCGGCGCCACCCAGGGCCACTACGCCGCCGCCAGCGCCGGACTCGACGCCCTCGCCGAGTGGCGCGGCCGGCGCGGGGTGCCCGGCCTCTCGGTCAACTGGGGCGCCTGGGCCCGGGTCGGCATGTCCGCCCGGCTGGAGGAGCACCTCAGCCAGGAGATCGAACGCAGCGGCGTCCGCTTCTTCTCCCCGACCCGCGCCCTGGACACCCTGGCCCGGCTGTGGGGCAGGCCCCGCACCCAGCGGATCGTCGGCGAGTTCGACTGGGACCGCTACGTGTCCGGCAGCGTCACCGGCGACCTGTTCTACGACCGGCTCGCCCGGCAGACCCCCGACGACGACGGCACCGGCCTGGACCTCACGGCGCTGGCCGCGCTGCCCGACGCCGAGCGCCTCGCCGCCGTCACCGCGGTCGTCGGCGAACGGGTCGCCGCCGTCCTGCACCTGGAGGAGGGCGACGAGCTGGACCAGAACACCGAGTTCGTCTCGCTGGGCCTGGACTCCCTGATGGCCCAGCAGGTCAGGTCCGGTCTGGAGCAGGCCTTCCGGCTGCCCCTGCCGGCCTCCCTCACCCTCGACCACCCCACGGTCCGCGCACTGGCCCAGTTCGTCGACGGCCGGCTCGCCCCGGCACCGGCGGCGTGA
- a CDS encoding acyl carrier protein: MPPVDSTIQRLRELPRPELAEEIETIALEKFRAVLLMDESEDLPLDVSYFDLGLTSLRLTEIRQSLEQLLDLSINVSVLFNEPTIGHLVDHLTQAITDQSQNA, from the coding sequence ATGCCACCTGTCGACAGCACGATCCAGCGGTTGCGCGAGCTGCCGCGCCCCGAACTCGCCGAAGAGATCGAGACAATCGCCCTGGAGAAATTCCGGGCCGTGCTCCTCATGGACGAGTCCGAGGATCTCCCCCTCGACGTCAGCTATTTCGATCTCGGCCTCACCTCGCTGCGGCTGACCGAGATACGGCAGAGCCTGGAGCAGCTCCTGGACCTGTCGATCAACGTCAGCGTGCTCTTCAACGAGCCGACGATCGGTCACCTCGTGGACCACCTGACGCAGGCCATCACCGACCAGAGCCAGAACGCCTAG
- a CDS encoding aldehyde dehydrogenase family protein produces MLREAAQEESAEAPSGFKSYDLYIAGKDVAGDGWVYTVSGRSLLEDVFTSVSLKRTLEQDPESEAARHPYVVGRCAIADDSAIDLASQAAAAAAPDWAAVPLERRMRLGTRFREELIKHQDEFLRMLVAESHPVKLARWELSCLLQIYAPGSLRWYLKQMRVEKEYNGRKLILHRQPDGVVAFNPPQNAPLPSAALCVLALMAGNAVVVRAPRSIALSTMWLLREIVAPLLEEADAPAGVLNAVCSNPKQTMDRWIADPLINDIFYIGGSQEGLRFEQSCVSHGKKPILELAGNDGIVVWKDADVKWAAEAITEAFYGSGQICMVPNYVLVHPEIAEALIAEVREQVKGIRPGLPEEEDVLLSPVRRSERFFRLLRQALDNGAELVTGGNRTELDGTVSETGVFLQPTVVRVDGLDRARTYDVVREETFFPLVPIVVAERDNDDALLEAFLQFVNSNDYGLRNSLWSRSDHVIETFVRRTVNGGLLKVNDSHIGFLPYLPSHGGTGRTGGAFGEANYPMLKTSHVQGVSIARDVSPYDAVFGA; encoded by the coding sequence ATGCTTCGCGAAGCAGCGCAGGAGGAGAGTGCCGAGGCACCTTCCGGATTCAAGAGCTACGACCTCTACATCGCGGGCAAGGACGTCGCCGGTGACGGGTGGGTGTACACCGTCAGCGGGCGTTCCCTGCTGGAAGACGTTTTCACGAGCGTCAGCCTGAAGCGCACCCTCGAACAGGACCCGGAGTCCGAGGCGGCCCGGCACCCGTACGTGGTCGGGCGCTGCGCGATCGCGGACGACTCCGCCATCGACCTGGCCTCGCAGGCGGCCGCAGCGGCGGCCCCGGACTGGGCGGCCGTACCGCTGGAGCGGCGGATGCGGCTGGGCACCCGGTTCCGCGAGGAACTGATCAAGCACCAGGACGAGTTCCTGCGGATGCTGGTCGCCGAGTCGCACCCGGTGAAGCTGGCCCGCTGGGAACTGAGCTGCCTGCTGCAGATCTACGCCCCCGGGTCGCTGCGCTGGTACCTGAAGCAGATGCGGGTGGAGAAGGAGTACAACGGCCGCAAGCTGATCCTGCACCGCCAGCCGGACGGGGTCGTCGCGTTCAACCCGCCGCAGAACGCCCCGCTGCCGTCGGCCGCGCTGTGCGTGCTGGCGCTGATGGCCGGCAACGCGGTGGTGGTGCGGGCGCCGCGCTCCATCGCGCTGTCCACGATGTGGCTGCTGCGGGAGATCGTCGCGCCGCTGCTGGAAGAGGCCGACGCGCCGGCCGGCGTGCTGAACGCGGTGTGCTCCAACCCGAAGCAGACGATGGACCGCTGGATCGCGGACCCGCTGATCAACGACATCTTCTACATCGGCGGCAGCCAGGAGGGCCTGCGCTTCGAGCAGAGTTGCGTCTCCCACGGCAAGAAGCCGATCCTCGAACTGGCCGGCAACGACGGCATCGTGGTGTGGAAGGACGCCGACGTGAAGTGGGCGGCCGAGGCCATCACGGAGGCGTTCTACGGCTCCGGGCAGATCTGCATGGTGCCCAACTACGTCCTCGTTCACCCCGAGATCGCCGAGGCGCTGATCGCGGAGGTCCGCGAGCAGGTCAAGGGCATCCGGCCGGGCCTGCCCGAGGAGGAGGACGTGCTGCTGTCGCCGGTCCGGCGCAGCGAGCGGTTCTTCCGGCTGCTGCGGCAGGCCCTGGACAACGGCGCCGAGCTGGTCACCGGCGGCAACCGCACCGAGCTGGACGGCACCGTGTCGGAGACGGGTGTGTTCCTGCAGCCGACGGTGGTCCGCGTCGACGGTCTCGACCGGGCGCGCACGTACGACGTGGTCCGCGAGGAGACGTTCTTCCCGCTGGTCCCGATCGTGGTCGCCGAACGCGACAACGACGACGCCCTGCTGGAGGCGTTCCTGCAGTTCGTCAACAGCAACGACTACGGGCTGCGCAACTCGCTGTGGTCGCGCTCCGACCACGTCATCGAGACCTTCGTGCGGCGCACGGTCAACGGCGGCCTGCTGAAGGTCAACGACTCCCACATCGGCTTCCTGCCGTACCTGCCGAGCCACGGCGGCACCGGCCGCACCGGCGGCGCCTTCGGCGAGGCCAACTACCCGATGCTCAAGACGTCCCACGTGCAGGGAGTCAGCATCGCCCGCGACGTGAGCCCGTACGACGCCGTGTTCGGCGCCTGA
- a CDS encoding acyl-CoA dehydrogenase family protein, which translates to MRSLDAARTVCERFHPGLLKELDQIPYVQRERPGSPVIDLFRIHGGVGLLIPEVYGGHGAAPLEALHVQLALGAVSPSLVAAVSMHHFTAAMLYSLAVKSGRLTGGQTALLHRIVPEQMVMASGWAEGRTAQNVLKPAVTARPVEGGFLLSGAKKPCSLSRSMSLLTASIAIHGEDGGEPELALALVPSDAPGLTVHPFWGNDLLAGAESDEVRLEDVFVPAEMVVRAGADDPTRLDDLQSAGFVWFEMLISAGYAGGAAALVEHVLERQRGSAEERAALAVDMEAALALLEGVARGTGPEPGDEASVARVLVARYAVQNALPDIVARSLELLGGLDFIQSSASTQVAAAVRALAFHPPSRIAAAEPLLTYFGGGPLVLA; encoded by the coding sequence GTGCGTTCCCTCGATGCTGCCCGGACCGTCTGCGAGCGGTTCCATCCCGGACTCCTCAAGGAGCTGGACCAGATCCCGTACGTCCAGCGGGAGCGGCCCGGCAGCCCGGTGATCGACCTGTTCCGCATCCACGGCGGGGTGGGCCTGCTGATACCCGAGGTCTACGGCGGCCACGGCGCCGCCCCGCTGGAGGCGCTGCACGTGCAGCTGGCGCTCGGCGCGGTGTCACCGTCGCTGGTCGCCGCCGTGTCCATGCACCACTTCACCGCCGCCATGCTGTACTCGCTGGCGGTCAAGTCGGGCCGGCTCACCGGCGGGCAGACCGCCCTGCTGCACCGGATCGTGCCGGAGCAGATGGTGATGGCGTCCGGCTGGGCGGAGGGCCGTACCGCGCAGAACGTGCTGAAGCCGGCCGTGACCGCGCGCCCGGTCGAGGGCGGGTTCCTGCTGTCCGGCGCGAAGAAGCCGTGCAGCCTGTCCCGTTCGATGAGCCTGCTGACCGCGTCCATCGCGATCCACGGCGAGGACGGCGGCGAGCCGGAACTGGCGCTCGCCCTGGTCCCCTCCGACGCGCCCGGCCTGACCGTGCACCCGTTCTGGGGCAACGACCTGCTGGCCGGCGCGGAGAGCGACGAGGTCCGCCTGGAGGACGTGTTCGTGCCGGCCGAGATGGTCGTGCGGGCCGGCGCGGACGACCCCACCCGCCTGGACGATCTGCAGTCGGCCGGGTTCGTCTGGTTCGAGATGCTGATCTCCGCCGGGTACGCCGGCGGGGCCGCCGCGCTCGTGGAGCACGTGCTGGAGCGCCAGCGGGGCAGCGCGGAGGAGCGGGCCGCGCTCGCCGTCGACATGGAGGCCGCGCTGGCCCTGCTGGAGGGCGTGGCCCGCGGGACGGGGCCGGAGCCGGGCGACGAGGCGTCGGTGGCGCGGGTGCTGGTCGCGCGTTATGCGGTGCAGAACGCGCTGCCGGACATCGTGGCCCGGTCGCTGGAGTTGCTGGGCGGGCTGGACTTCATTCAGAGCAGTGCGAGTACGCAGGTCGCTGCGGCTGTGCGTGCGCTGGCCTTTCATCCGCCTTCTCGGATTGCCGCGGCTGAGCCTTTGCTGACTTATTTCGGCGGGGGGCCGTTGGTTCTCGCCTAG